A genome region from Psychrilyobacter piezotolerans includes the following:
- a CDS encoding conjugal transfer protein TraD, translating into MKNYTNLSLREEQIIYKLKILSMKKNKILQKNKYKSRKDRGRKLLMIGILMEKAGILSQDKEVLLGYFLEFKKRSQLKILEPRGKQLLKKEGIGEKILFHLTMKEKKERAHKLISKGALIEKAGLLKENKAILGGYFLEFHNCNNYELQRFYEIGIVEFKKHKN; encoded by the coding sequence ATGAAGAATTATACTAATCTTTCTTTAAGGGAAGAACAAATAATATATAAATTAAAAATATTATCTATGAAAAAAAATAAAATCTTACAAAAGAATAAATATAAATCAAGAAAAGATAGGGGAAGAAAACTTTTAATGATAGGCATTTTAATGGAAAAAGCCGGTATTCTTTCTCAAGATAAAGAAGTTTTACTGGGATATTTTTTAGAATTTAAAAAGAGATCTCAATTAAAAATATTAGAACCAAGAGGAAAACAACTATTAAAAAAAGAAGGGATAGGGGAAAAAATACTATTTCACCTCACTATGAAAGAGAAAAAGGAAAGAGCACACAAATTAATATCAAAAGGAGCCTTAATAGAAAAAGCCGGGCTTTTAAAAGAAAACAAAGCAATATTAGGCGGTTATTTTTTAGAATTCCATAATTGTAACAACTATGAGCTACAAAGATTTTATGAGATAGGGATTGTTGAATTTAAAAAACATAAAAATTAG
- a CDS encoding ArdC family protein, with translation MGTARQVINDERKKLTEIVIKNLEKDGLSWIKGWSSQCTPKNGTTDLPYSRGNKIKLMITADQQGLEDPRWVTFRQAQSKGWKVKKGAKSIALEKWIFTRKEKDKLTGEEKLIKLEKPIANYFRVFNASDIDGIPPINKVNQLEFNKTSIEFIEKVKKSSECKILEKNQDRAYYSSANDHIVLPLKENFKSHEEFLGTMLHEMAHSTGHSSRLDRKLGNEFGSPEYAKEELRAEISSIFTQNELGLELKDNHIENHSAYIKSWIKVLKEDNNEIYKAASDSEKIAERLVDNFKKLEKKKTEHRGKIIFPQKRKKNNDLER, from the coding sequence GTGGGGACAGCTCGACAAGTAATTAACGATGAAAGGAAAAAATTAACGGAGATAGTTATTAAAAATCTTGAAAAAGATGGTTTAAGCTGGATAAAAGGGTGGAGTAGTCAATGTACACCTAAAAATGGAACTACTGATTTACCATATAGTCGTGGGAATAAAATAAAATTAATGATAACAGCTGATCAGCAGGGGTTAGAAGATCCTAGGTGGGTTACCTTTAGGCAGGCACAAAGTAAAGGCTGGAAAGTAAAAAAAGGTGCAAAATCTATAGCATTAGAAAAGTGGATATTTACGAGAAAAGAAAAAGACAAGTTAACAGGAGAAGAAAAACTTATTAAATTAGAAAAACCTATTGCTAACTATTTTAGAGTATTTAATGCCAGTGATATAGATGGAATCCCTCCTATTAATAAAGTCAATCAATTAGAATTTAATAAAACTAGTATTGAATTTATTGAAAAGGTAAAAAAATCATCAGAATGTAAAATTTTAGAAAAGAATCAAGATCGAGCTTACTATAGCTCAGCTAATGATCATATAGTTTTACCACTAAAAGAAAATTTTAAGTCCCACGAAGAATTTTTAGGGACAATGCTTCATGAAATGGCTCATAGTACTGGTCATAGTAGTCGACTTGATAGAAAGCTAGGTAATGAGTTTGGAAGCCCAGAATACGCAAAAGAAGAGCTAAGAGCCGAGATATCATCTATATTCACACAGAATGAATTAGGCTTAGAATTAAAAGATAATCATATTGAAAATCACAGTGCTTATATAAAATCCTGGATAAAAGTTTTAAAAGAAGATAATAATGAAATATACAAAGCAGCAAGTGATTCTGAAAAAATAGCAGAAAGATTAGTTGATAATTTTAAAAAATTAGAGAAGAAAAAAACAGAACACAGAGGAAAAATTATTTTCCCTCAAAAGAGAAAAAAGAATAATGATTTAGAAAGATAA
- a CDS encoding DNA-3-methyladenine glycosylase family protein codes for MNEKFEITDRVIEHLKSCERMAFLIDHFGRLEERSIVKDPFMGMIYNIIYQQISFASGNAIWKRWDEKYGDATPEFILAAGEEELRSCGLSKSKASYVKNLAKTATKDRRLLNRESLKQMTEAEIYDLYIPIKGIGPWSVKMFLIFTLGRTDVRSYGDLALKKGVEWVYGEENITEKRYMELTDKYSPYNTVASFYFWEITVKKLLKKSPDFDNYMKGI; via the coding sequence TTGAACGAAAAATTTGAGATAACAGACAGGGTAATAGAACACCTGAAATCGTGTGAAAGGATGGCTTTTTTAATAGATCATTTTGGCAGGCTGGAGGAGAGGAGTATAGTAAAGGATCCTTTTATGGGAATGATATACAATATTATCTATCAGCAGATTTCCTTTGCCTCTGGTAATGCCATATGGAAGAGATGGGATGAAAAGTACGGTGATGCTACACCGGAATTTATATTGGCAGCAGGAGAGGAGGAACTCAGATCCTGTGGACTTTCAAAATCTAAGGCATCTTATGTAAAGAACCTGGCAAAGACAGCAACAAAAGATAGAAGACTCTTAAACAGGGAAAGTCTCAAACAGATGACAGAGGCAGAGATATATGATCTTTATATTCCCATAAAGGGGATAGGTCCCTGGTCTGTAAAGATGTTTCTTATTTTTACCCTGGGTAGAACCGATGTAAGAAGTTATGGTGATTTGGCTCTAAAAAAAGGTGTAGAGTGGGTCTATGGGGAAGAGAATATTACAGAAAAAAGATATATGGAACTCACTGATAAATACAGCCCTTATAATACAGTGGCATCCTTTTACTTCTGGGAGATAACAGTAAAAAAATTATTGAAAAAATCTCCAGACTTTGACAACTATATGAAGGGTATATAA
- a CDS encoding cold-shock protein — translation MLKGTVKWFNDDKGFGFISAEDGNDYFAHFSQIKKDGFKTLQEGEEVTFEITQGDKGPQASNIETV, via the coding sequence ATGTTAAAAGGAACAGTTAAATGGTTTAATGATGATAAAGGATTTGGATTTATTTCAGCAGAAGATGGGAACGACTACTTCGCACATTTTTCTCAAATTAAAAAAGATGGATTCAAAACTTTACAAGAGGGAGAGGAAGTAACTTTCGAAATCACTCAAGGTGATAAAGGTCCTCAAGCTTCAAACATCGAAACTGTATAA